The following coding sequences lie in one Pontibacter sp. G13 genomic window:
- a CDS encoding tetratricopeptide repeat protein has translation MRNVMLLSFLVLLCLPAFGQTERQLLKRGMSKLESKDLSGAETDFSMVLKLNPRNEAAYYNRGFSRLLQGDNSGAIQDFNQYLQINPANAEAYFHRGNAKLRLEDFLGAMLDFNTAIKGKRKEDRYFQARAQAKSGLRDFRGAISDLDKAIKLSNKKKTPYIFDRAMAYINLKDFQPAIKDLDFIVSLNPSDPSSYFARASIKLSAGDLDGACLDWSKAGELGDVNAYTMIQEHCNN, from the coding sequence ATGAGAAATGTAATGCTGCTGTCGTTCTTGGTCCTCCTCTGCCTGCCCGCATTCGGTCAGACAGAGCGGCAATTGCTCAAGCGTGGCATGAGCAAGTTGGAATCCAAGGATCTTTCTGGGGCTGAGACCGATTTCTCCATGGTCCTGAAACTCAATCCGCGCAATGAGGCGGCCTACTACAATCGGGGCTTTTCCAGATTGCTTCAAGGAGACAATTCCGGAGCCATTCAGGATTTCAATCAATATCTACAGATCAATCCCGCAAATGCTGAGGCTTATTTCCATCGTGGAAATGCCAAGCTGAGATTGGAAGATTTCCTCGGAGCGATGCTGGACTTCAATACTGCCATTAAGGGAAAACGCAAGGAGGATCGATATTTCCAAGCCCGAGCCCAAGCCAAAAGTGGTCTCAGGGACTTCCGGGGTGCCATCAGTGATTTGGACAAGGCCATCAAATTGAGCAACAAAAAGAAAACTCCGTATATCTTCGATCGGGCTATGGCCTATATCAATTTGAAGGATTTTCAACCTGCCATCAAAGACCTTGACTTTATCGTCAGCCTCAATCCCTCTGACCCAAGTTCTTACTTCGCTAGAGCTTCTATCAAACTCAGTGCAGGGGATCTCGATGGTGCTTGCTTGGATTGGTCCAAAGCTGGTGAACTAGGAGACGTAAATGCCTACACCATGATTCAGGAGCATTGCAACAACTAA
- a CDS encoding FkbM family methyltransferase, translating to MKKALQAILQRILGFDRYLFWFSLFKINTIRFEGHNKEGDFLHFLGMLNPNDHVLDIGANIGIMSVLLAKRCPEGQIHAFEPVEENLKALRKVVAHHDLPQVHIHPIALGKDVRKIHMHMPILQGVRMQGLSHVQHETIEGYESDAVQYEVQQTSLDEWLSKYPHAINAIKMDVENYEQFVLEGGMESLRTHRPIIYCELWDNENRANCMDILERLGYSTQVLIKDMLVPFEAAKHPHHNFFFIPNPA from the coding sequence ATGAAAAAAGCGTTGCAGGCCATACTGCAGAGGATCTTGGGGTTTGACCGGTACTTGTTCTGGTTCTCCCTTTTCAAGATCAATACCATCAGATTCGAAGGACACAACAAAGAGGGAGATTTCCTCCACTTTCTAGGCATGCTCAATCCCAATGACCATGTATTGGACATCGGCGCCAACATCGGGATCATGTCTGTACTCCTAGCGAAAAGATGCCCAGAGGGCCAAATTCACGCTTTCGAGCCCGTAGAGGAAAACCTCAAGGCTCTCAGAAAGGTCGTTGCTCACCATGACCTTCCTCAGGTTCACATTCACCCGATTGCCTTGGGCAAGGATGTACGGAAGATCCATATGCACATGCCCATTTTGCAAGGGGTGCGCATGCAGGGGCTCAGTCATGTCCAACATGAGACCATCGAAGGCTACGAGAGCGATGCTGTACAGTATGAAGTTCAACAGACGAGTCTAGATGAATGGCTCTCCAAGTATCCTCACGCCATCAATGCCATCAAGATGGACGTGGAGAACTACGAGCAATTTGTACTGGAGGGAGGCATGGAAAGCCTACGAACTCACAGGCCGATCATCTATTGTGAGCTTTGGGACAATGAAAACAGAGCCAATTGCATGGACATTTTGGAACGATTGGGGTATTCAACTCAAGTACTCATCAAAGACATGCTTGTCCCCTTTGAAGCCGCCAAGCATCCGCACCATAACTTCTTTTTTATTCCCAATCCTGCCTAG
- a CDS encoding 3-phosphoshikimate 1-carboxyvinyltransferase: MISLTAAQRRLNARIALPASKSESNRALIIKGLSKEPIELLNLASARDTQTMIRLMESEGHVLDVIDAGTTMRFLTAFMAAQGRDQILTGTPRMCKRPIGILVDALRSLGAEIQYWKQEGYPPLHIVSKGTQMEGGEIEIAGNVSSQFISAILMISPTLKQGVKLHLTGDISSRPYIDMTRGLMSHFGVESHWEGATIVVPEQSYQGGTLTIESDWSAASYWYSMLSIATEGEVFLEGLKSNSWQGDRGISDIMVHFGIQTQFEEGGIRLTKIPMEDPQGLLEWDFTKTPDLAQTMAVVSAATGKPIKMSGLHTLRVKETDRIEALKEQLAKFQVDFLVEGDTATVRKQAIFTEALIETYDDHRMAMAFSPLVYKFGKLQLDDPEVVQKSYPEFWQHLASAGVATQEW, encoded by the coding sequence ATGATCTCATTGACTGCCGCTCAGCGACGGCTAAATGCCCGTATCGCACTGCCTGCATCAAAAAGCGAAAGCAATCGGGCCCTGATTATCAAAGGGCTATCGAAGGAACCCATCGAACTGCTCAATCTTGCCTCTGCTCGGGATACCCAGACGATGATTCGACTCATGGAGTCTGAAGGACACGTTCTGGATGTCATCGACGCCGGCACCACCATGCGATTTCTTACTGCCTTCATGGCTGCTCAAGGCAGAGACCAGATCCTTACCGGAACTCCGAGGATGTGCAAGCGTCCTATTGGAATTCTGGTTGATGCGCTCAGGTCCCTCGGAGCCGAAATCCAGTATTGGAAGCAGGAAGGCTATCCCCCATTGCACATTGTGTCTAAGGGCACACAGATGGAAGGAGGTGAAATCGAGATTGCGGGAAATGTCTCTAGCCAGTTCATTTCTGCCATCCTCATGATTTCCCCAACCCTCAAGCAAGGGGTGAAGCTGCACCTGACGGGCGATATCAGCTCAAGACCTTACATTGACATGACTCGCGGACTGATGTCCCACTTTGGAGTCGAATCACACTGGGAAGGCGCGACGATTGTCGTTCCGGAGCAATCCTACCAAGGAGGCACGCTCACCATTGAATCGGACTGGTCAGCAGCTTCTTATTGGTATAGCATGTTGTCCATCGCTACAGAAGGAGAAGTATTTCTGGAAGGATTGAAATCCAATTCGTGGCAGGGCGACCGTGGCATCTCCGATATCATGGTTCATTTCGGAATCCAAACCCAATTTGAAGAAGGCGGAATCCGCCTTACCAAGATTCCCATGGAAGACCCTCAGGGGCTCTTGGAATGGGATTTCACCAAAACGCCCGACCTTGCCCAAACCATGGCTGTGGTCAGTGCAGCAACCGGCAAACCCATCAAGATGTCTGGACTGCACACCCTCCGGGTGAAGGAAACTGACCGGATCGAGGCGCTTAAGGAACAGCTCGCCAAATTTCAGGTGGACTTTTTGGTGGAAGGAGACACCGCTACCGTTCGGAAGCAGGCGATTTTCACTGAGGCCCTCATAGAAACCTATGATGACCATAGAATGGCTATGGCCTTTTCGCCGTTGGTTTATAAATTTGGAAAACTACAACTGGATGATCCCGAGGTTGTCCAGAAGTCATACCCTGAATTTTGGCAACACCTGGCATCTGCTGGAGTAGCCACGCAGGAGTGGTGA
- the proC gene encoding pyrroline-5-carboxylate reductase, giving the protein MKQILIIGAGNMGYTYGKSFLDSSQVTRERLFFIDQDADKAERVMTLSDNPFHTEPSGFVRSMDLILLCVKPQDFRQLSNRLLPYLSPDSIVISIMAGVSIESIRFELNCQKVVRAMPNLPAAIGKGMTVYTCQQLSQTESHEVSKLLGSTGKALEVEQEDLLDAATAISGSGPAYVYIFMKAMQQSAEAMGFDSEAAELLVRQTFEGSIDLLQQSEDGLQVWIDRVSSKGGTTEAARNTFDEQDLESAIHAGLESARVRAGELREAIKRSPAG; this is encoded by the coding sequence ATGAAGCAGATTTTGATCATTGGAGCTGGAAACATGGGTTATACCTATGGAAAGAGTTTTCTGGACTCCAGTCAGGTTACCCGCGAACGCTTGTTCTTCATCGACCAAGATGCGGACAAGGCGGAACGTGTCATGACCCTATCGGACAATCCTTTTCACACTGAACCATCAGGCTTTGTGAGAAGCATGGACTTGATCCTGTTGTGCGTCAAGCCCCAGGATTTCCGACAACTCTCCAATAGACTCCTCCCCTACCTCAGCCCAGATTCCATCGTTATTTCCATCATGGCAGGGGTTAGTATCGAGTCGATCCGATTTGAGTTAAACTGCCAAAAGGTCGTTCGGGCCATGCCCAACCTTCCTGCTGCCATCGGGAAAGGGATGACCGTATATACTTGCCAACAGCTTTCACAGACAGAATCCCATGAAGTATCCAAGCTACTCGGGAGTACTGGAAAAGCATTGGAGGTGGAGCAGGAGGATTTGCTAGACGCCGCTACGGCAATTTCCGGGAGCGGTCCCGCCTATGTGTACATTTTCATGAAGGCCATGCAACAAAGTGCGGAGGCCATGGGATTTGATTCTGAAGCTGCCGAGCTTTTGGTTCGGCAGACATTCGAGGGATCGATCGATCTGCTTCAACAATCGGAAGACGGCCTGCAAGTCTGGATTGATCGGGTATCTTCCAAGGGAGGCACGACAGAAGCGGCTAGGAATACCTTCGACGAACAAGATCTTGAGTCTGCCATTCATGCTGGCCTGGAGTCTGCGAGAGTCCGTGCCGGAGAACTTCGGGAAGCCATCAAGCGTTCCCCAGCAGGCTAA
- the rpsU gene encoding 30S ribosomal protein S21 has protein sequence MIIIRVKEGESIDRALRRYKKKFEKTGVLKEKRRRMFYKKPSEVNKEVMKKAVNRQRHFANENY, from the coding sequence GTGATCATTATTCGAGTAAAAGAGGGCGAATCCATCGACCGAGCACTCAGACGATACAAGAAAAAGTTTGAGAAGACAGGCGTTTTGAAGGAAAAACGTAGAAGAATGTTCTACAAAAAACCTTCTGAGGTCAATAAAGAGGTGATGAAAAAAGCGGTTAACCGCCAACGCCACTTCGCGAACGAAAACTACTAA
- a CDS encoding tyrosine-type recombinase/integrase, producing the protein MLKTKFQQFLKVERQYAPNTQKAYLRDLADFDAWLESQAMGSLFDEEGILAITHRHIRSWMGELLHAGISRRSVARKVSTLKTYFQFLQRQELITRNPANRVKVPKFDKKLPVFLKETETESLFDVFTFDNSFEGIRDRCMLEILYGCGLRKSELINLRIIDVDVHERSIKVLGKGNKERILPYGKHVAEALKRYLAAAEGDGIELSENLFVRKSGEKLYPKLLYNIVRKYLQQVSVQNQKSPHVLRHTFATHLLDHGADLNAIKELLGHSSLASTQVYTHNSIQKLKSVHKQAHPRASNHKDELL; encoded by the coding sequence ATGTTGAAGACGAAGTTCCAGCAATTCCTGAAAGTCGAAAGACAATATGCCCCCAACACACAGAAGGCATACCTTCGGGATTTAGCGGACTTCGATGCTTGGCTGGAAAGCCAAGCGATGGGCTCGCTATTTGATGAAGAGGGCATATTGGCCATCACCCATCGACATATTCGGAGTTGGATGGGAGAATTGCTCCATGCAGGAATCTCCCGGAGGAGCGTAGCCCGTAAGGTTTCCACCCTCAAAACCTATTTTCAGTTCCTTCAGCGGCAGGAGCTTATCACCCGGAATCCCGCCAATCGGGTCAAGGTTCCGAAGTTCGACAAGAAGCTCCCCGTATTTCTCAAGGAGACTGAAACAGAATCCTTATTCGACGTGTTTACGTTTGATAACTCCTTCGAGGGGATCAGAGATCGGTGTATGCTGGAAATCCTTTATGGATGCGGGCTGCGAAAATCCGAACTGATCAATCTGCGTATAATAGATGTTGATGTCCACGAGCGATCCATCAAGGTCCTCGGGAAGGGCAACAAGGAGCGGATACTCCCATATGGCAAACATGTCGCAGAGGCCTTAAAACGGTATCTAGCTGCTGCCGAGGGAGATGGGATAGAATTATCGGAAAATCTCTTTGTTAGAAAATCAGGAGAAAAGCTTTATCCGAAACTTCTATATAACATTGTCCGTAAATATTTACAGCAAGTGAGTGTTCAAAACCAGAAAAGTCCACACGTTCTAAGACATACCTTTGCAACCCACTTGCTGGATCATGGAGCAGACCTGAATGCAATCAAAGAACTGCTCGGGCATAGTTCACTGGCTTCCACCCAGGTATATACCCATAACAGCATTCAGAAACTCAAAAGCGTACACAAGCAGGCTCACCCTCGAGCCTCGAACCATAAAGATGAGTTGTTATGA
- the hpf gene encoding ribosome hibernation-promoting factor, HPF/YfiA family, whose amino-acid sequence MKITIQAIHFTAADHLKDFIQKKCDKLDHFFDRITDGNVILKVQHEENKANKYAEIIVNVPGEKLVAHANGASFEEAVDTVTNKLKEQLRRYKGKMKAHV is encoded by the coding sequence ATGAAAATTACTATTCAAGCGATCCACTTCACTGCAGCTGACCACCTCAAAGATTTTATCCAAAAAAAGTGTGACAAGCTGGATCATTTTTTTGACCGAATCACCGACGGCAACGTAATCCTCAAGGTTCAACACGAGGAAAACAAAGCCAACAAGTATGCTGAAATCATCGTCAACGTACCCGGTGAAAAACTCGTCGCCCATGCCAATGGTGCAAGCTTCGAAGAAGCTGTTGACACGGTTACCAACAAATTGAAAGAACAACTCAGACGATACAAAGGCAAAATGAAGGCCCACGTATAG
- a CDS encoding DUF5004 domain-containing protein translates to MKKIHIPFLMLLVGLFMTACDNNKNYEFGEPYSKLEGIADTWELTSVEQVDKLTLSADSTLDVSSVFLKGTPMTLAFNSSEMTVVVEAGDSPQLLIGGGSWSFDDDEYPTAIILNANGVEQTLRMLKTIRTVDETLEFQVSRSFRGQSTVGYNFTFVRQN, encoded by the coding sequence ATGAAAAAAATTCATATTCCTTTTCTGATGTTGTTGGTGGGTCTGTTCATGACAGCATGCGACAACAATAAAAACTACGAATTTGGCGAGCCATACAGCAAATTGGAAGGAATCGCCGATACCTGGGAGCTTACTTCCGTGGAGCAAGTGGATAAATTGACTTTGTCTGCAGATAGCACCTTGGATGTATCCAGTGTATTCCTGAAAGGAACGCCGATGACCTTGGCTTTCAATTCTTCCGAAATGACCGTGGTGGTGGAAGCTGGAGACAGCCCTCAATTGTTGATCGGAGGCGGGTCTTGGTCATTCGATGATGATGAGTATCCAACTGCCATCATCTTGAATGCCAATGGAGTTGAGCAGACGTTGAGAATGCTGAAAACCATCCGCACCGTAGATGAGACGCTCGAGTTTCAAGTTTCCCGTAGCTTCCGTGGCCAAAGCACGGTCGGGTACAACTTCACTTTTGTTCGCCAAAACTAA
- a CDS encoding RagB/SusD family nutrient uptake outer membrane protein: MFRTFSYIRTWVLLALVAVTSACNDGFLEIVPEEVIDESEFVKTPEDLQQVLNSSYDALRSGNFMGGQAWVLADLMADHYDATTVSLNGDWAAHYTRTTDIFLGTTRSIMNDGYKVVARANFALGEMETVEGLSADEATRVTAEAKFLRGVALFELVRIFAHPYGYTADNSHLGLPIRTEFGRDLVGRSSVKECYDQILADLMDAAADLPTFNNGYATSWAAKAYLAKVYFQMNDFANAEMYASDVIENGPFELDADLKARFSFRGTTESIFELVSTDLALDNSGGYLRGNFLPNPANNNVPNITLDRTIASKATTDPLDQRGFAWYDANTGGARDIFMLTKFPTDSAAQVPIAHLTEMMLIRGESAAELGDVTTAEADLNAIRTRAGLTAYDGAVVAELLINAIRVERELELVGEGNRMHELKRQAANGDASLKIRGAIWTCPGLVAQIPDTELQGNGDMIPNEEGGCN, encoded by the coding sequence ATGTTTCGAACATTCTCATATATCCGCACATGGGTTCTGCTCGCACTAGTGGCTGTAACCAGTGCATGTAATGACGGCTTCCTCGAGATTGTACCTGAAGAGGTAATCGATGAGTCTGAATTCGTAAAGACGCCTGAAGATCTTCAGCAGGTATTGAATAGCTCCTACGATGCACTCCGTTCCGGAAACTTCATGGGAGGACAAGCTTGGGTGTTAGCTGACTTGATGGCTGATCACTACGATGCGACCACAGTTTCCCTCAACGGTGACTGGGCGGCACATTACACCCGTACCACTGACATTTTCTTGGGAACTACTCGTTCCATCATGAACGATGGTTACAAAGTGGTTGCTCGTGCCAACTTCGCGTTGGGAGAGATGGAAACCGTGGAAGGACTTTCTGCTGACGAAGCCACTCGCGTGACTGCCGAGGCTAAGTTTCTCCGTGGGGTAGCGCTATTTGAATTGGTGCGTATCTTTGCCCATCCTTACGGCTACACTGCTGACAACTCCCACTTGGGACTGCCGATTCGTACCGAATTTGGACGTGATCTGGTAGGTCGGAGCTCTGTGAAGGAATGTTATGATCAGATTTTGGCTGACTTGATGGACGCGGCTGCTGATCTGCCGACCTTCAATAACGGTTACGCGACTTCTTGGGCTGCAAAGGCGTACCTCGCCAAAGTCTACTTCCAGATGAACGATTTCGCAAATGCGGAAATGTATGCTTCTGATGTGATCGAGAACGGCCCATTTGAGCTCGATGCAGACCTCAAGGCTCGTTTCTCTTTCCGTGGAACGACAGAGTCCATCTTCGAATTGGTGTCTACAGACCTCGCCCTCGACAATTCTGGTGGATACCTCCGTGGCAACTTCCTGCCGAATCCTGCCAACAACAATGTGCCGAACATCACTTTGGACCGCACCATTGCCAGCAAGGCTACTACCGATCCTTTGGATCAGCGTGGATTTGCTTGGTATGACGCGAATACCGGAGGTGCACGTGATATCTTCATGTTGACCAAGTTCCCAACGGATAGCGCAGCTCAGGTACCCATCGCACACTTGACCGAGATGATGCTGATCCGTGGTGAATCTGCTGCTGAATTGGGAGATGTTACTACAGCTGAAGCTGACTTGAACGCAATCCGTACGCGGGCTGGATTGACCGCTTACGATGGTGCTGTCGTGGCTGAATTGCTGATCAACGCAATCCGTGTTGAGCGTGAGCTTGAATTGGTAGGAGAAGGAAACCGCATGCACGAGTTGAAGCGTCAAGCTGCCAATGGCGATGCGAGCCTCAAGATCCGTGGAGCGATCTGGACTTGTCCGGGTCTGGTTGCCCAAATTCCAGATACGGAATTGCAGGGCAACGGGGACATGATCCCGAATGAAGAAGGAGGCTGTAACTAA
- a CDS encoding TonB-dependent receptor, with product MRFFRRLFSLWIVAFCCLLVNDLIAQGSISGKVADGNGDPIIGATVLVQGTQNGALTDESGGYRLQNVAAGDVTVMASFLGFEKKTATATVVNGQNITLNFSLEQGNVTLEEVVMVGYGTARKRDLVGSVAQVTAEDLNETIGASVETSLQGKAPGVQIVQSSGVAGGGSVIRVRGIGSISSSGDPLIVVDGIPITQDPFLQGETGGLNNNPLSSLNPNDIETIDVLKDASAAAIYGSRGANGVILITTKRGKTGKPVFEFSSRIGTSQPTNVLEFLNAEEWVMVQQEAWENDGNTGRYPLPQNLTYEDIEGVDTDWIDQVIHTGIKQEYNLSFRQGGKKLNTYAGVSYSDAESYQIGNSFKRLTARANVDYRILPNLSVQASTSLAGGLKDQIDQAWSGGLGFAQSTALPIFPVTDENGDWFNLYGNPVAQRELKDWRTLELRSINNVKIAYSPVKDLNISASGSFDYMDLGDYFLEDSLWTTVGDISKSYQSKVVNFSGFLTADYSWEISPSHRLDFLGGLEYQESRNTQDQLQINGLGELLYNNPDASGMDTAVNQSYEIDRWKFASVFTRVKYTFKDKFMVQGTYRRDGSSRFGPNRRFGDFPAIGAGYIISEESWFENPVVNYMKLKASWGLTGNAGIGWREQFPGYYYSLFNGEVRGQGYNGNPVRNQTQLSNPDLQWERNSTIDGGIELGFFNDRLTMDFTYYYKKTSDAVIFTSLQASSGLEALTFAENVGEIENKGVEFSLRSYNIKSKNFQWTTDFNIARNQNKVLDVGTATPDALDGGFGDTRAVPGYPVNTNFIVQFSHVDENTGRPVYLTADGEETTTYSVVGNRVPAGAGIPEFTGGLTNSFKYKGFDFNFLFVFSVGGEIYDDAAKRQLGVVTSDWNMRREVLDRWRAPGDQASYPQLTHSMINWGGNANFWQNNHTLWMEDASYARLRNVSLSYTLPKAIMESLPFDNLRFTVSGTNLLTFTNYSGWDPEVARGRTSPQQRNVGGTNVTYLVPPQEKTMNFGVNLTF from the coding sequence ATGAGGTTTTTTCGACGCTTATTTAGTTTATGGATCGTCGCTTTCTGCTGCTTGCTGGTGAATGACCTGATCGCTCAGGGATCTATCAGTGGTAAGGTTGCAGATGGCAACGGAGATCCCATCATCGGGGCAACTGTCCTGGTACAAGGTACCCAGAATGGGGCATTGACCGATGAAAGTGGGGGCTACCGTCTCCAGAATGTTGCCGCTGGCGACGTGACCGTAATGGCTTCCTTCTTGGGTTTCGAGAAGAAGACTGCTACCGCTACTGTAGTGAATGGTCAGAACATCACCTTGAACTTTAGCCTCGAACAGGGCAATGTGACTCTGGAAGAGGTGGTCATGGTAGGCTATGGTACTGCTCGCAAAAGAGATTTGGTCGGTTCCGTTGCTCAGGTAACCGCAGAAGATTTGAATGAAACCATCGGTGCATCCGTGGAGACCTCTCTCCAAGGTAAAGCCCCTGGTGTACAGATTGTCCAGTCCAGTGGGGTAGCAGGTGGCGGTTCCGTCATCCGTGTACGCGGGATTGGCTCTATTTCCTCCAGTGGCGATCCATTGATCGTTGTGGATGGAATTCCGATTACGCAGGATCCTTTCCTCCAAGGAGAGACAGGGGGACTCAACAACAACCCACTTTCTTCCCTCAACCCGAATGACATCGAGACCATCGACGTTTTGAAGGATGCTTCCGCAGCGGCTATCTACGGTTCTCGTGGTGCCAATGGGGTTATCTTGATTACCACCAAGCGCGGTAAGACTGGAAAGCCTGTATTTGAATTCTCCTCTCGTATCGGTACTTCCCAACCGACCAACGTATTGGAGTTCTTGAATGCCGAAGAGTGGGTGATGGTTCAGCAGGAAGCATGGGAAAATGACGGCAACACTGGCCGCTACCCATTGCCACAAAACTTGACTTACGAGGATATCGAGGGCGTTGACACTGACTGGATCGATCAAGTCATCCACACTGGAATCAAGCAAGAGTACAACTTAAGCTTCCGTCAAGGCGGCAAGAAGTTGAATACCTATGCAGGTGTTTCCTACTCTGATGCTGAGTCATACCAGATCGGCAACTCTTTCAAGCGTTTGACTGCTCGTGCCAACGTCGATTACCGCATTCTTCCAAATTTGAGTGTTCAGGCATCTACCTCTTTGGCGGGTGGTTTGAAAGATCAAATCGATCAGGCATGGTCCGGTGGTCTGGGATTTGCCCAATCTACAGCCTTGCCGATCTTCCCGGTGACTGACGAAAATGGCGACTGGTTCAACCTCTATGGAAACCCTGTTGCTCAGCGTGAATTGAAAGATTGGAGAACATTGGAGCTTCGTTCTATCAACAACGTGAAGATCGCATATTCTCCTGTTAAGGATTTGAATATCAGTGCTTCTGGTAGCTTTGACTACATGGATTTGGGCGATTACTTCCTTGAAGACAGCCTTTGGACGACTGTTGGAGATATCTCCAAGTCCTACCAATCCAAGGTGGTGAACTTCTCCGGCTTCTTGACTGCTGACTATTCTTGGGAAATTTCCCCTAGCCACCGTCTCGACTTCTTGGGTGGTTTGGAGTACCAAGAGTCCCGCAATACGCAGGATCAGCTTCAGATCAATGGTTTGGGCGAATTGCTCTACAACAACCCTGATGCTTCCGGAATGGATACTGCGGTAAATCAGTCCTACGAGATTGATCGCTGGAAATTTGCTTCCGTCTTTACCCGTGTAAAATATACCTTCAAGGACAAGTTCATGGTGCAAGGAACCTACCGTCGTGATGGTTCTTCCCGCTTTGGTCCAAACCGCCGTTTTGGTGATTTCCCAGCTATCGGTGCAGGGTATATCATCTCCGAAGAATCTTGGTTCGAGAATCCGGTCGTCAACTACATGAAGTTGAAGGCGAGCTGGGGTCTGACTGGTAATGCAGGTATTGGATGGCGTGAGCAGTTCCCCGGATACTACTACAGCTTGTTCAATGGCGAAGTACGTGGCCAAGGTTACAACGGAAACCCTGTCCGTAACCAGACTCAGCTTTCCAACCCAGACCTTCAGTGGGAGCGAAACAGCACCATCGACGGTGGGATCGAGTTGGGCTTCTTCAACGACCGCTTGACCATGGATTTCACCTATTACTACAAGAAGACTTCCGACGCAGTGATCTTCACTTCTTTGCAGGCTTCTTCCGGACTTGAGGCGTTGACCTTTGCCGAGAACGTAGGTGAGATTGAAAACAAAGGGGTTGAGTTCTCTCTCCGCTCCTACAACATCAAATCCAAGAATTTCCAGTGGACGACCGATTTCAACATCGCTCGAAACCAGAACAAAGTACTGGATGTAGGTACTGCTACCCCTGACGCTTTGGATGGAGGATTCGGTGATACCCGTGCAGTTCCTGGATATCCGGTAAATACCAACTTCATCGTTCAATTCTCCCACGTAGATGAGAATACAGGCCGTCCTGTTTACCTGACTGCCGATGGTGAAGAGACCACTACTTACTCTGTAGTCGGAAACCGTGTGCCTGCGGGTGCAGGTATCCCTGAGTTTACCGGTGGATTGACCAACAGCTTCAAATACAAGGGATTTGATTTCAACTTCCTGTTTGTATTCAGCGTAGGCGGCGAAATCTATGACGATGCAGCCAAGCGCCAATTGGGGGTTGTAACCTCTGACTGGAACATGCGTCGCGAAGTTCTCGACCGCTGGAGAGCGCCTGGAGATCAAGCTTCCTACCCACAGTTGACTCACTCCATGATCAACTGGGGAGGTAACGCCAACTTCTGGCAGAACAACCACACCCTGTGGATGGAAGACGCTTCTTACGCACGTCTGCGTAACGTTTCTCTTTCCTACACCTTGCCTAAGGCCATCATGGAAAGCCTTCCATTCGACAACCTCCGATTCACTGTTTCCGGTACCAACTTGCTGACTTTCACCAACTATAGCGGGTGGGATCCAGAAGTTGCGCGTGGTCGTACCAGCCCACAACAGCGTAACGTCGGTGGTACCAATGTGACCTATCTCGTTCCTCCTCAGGAGAAAACGATGAACTTCGGTGTGAACTTGACCTTCTAA